The window TGGATGAGCACCTGGATCACGGGGCGATCGTGGTGCAACGGGCGGTGCCGGTGCTCGACCGCGATGACGATCACTTGCTGGCGGCGCGCATCCTGGAGCAGGAGCACATCGCCTACACCGAAGCGATCAACATCGTGCTCGCCGGAAATTACCAGATCGCGGGAAGGCGCGTGGTGCAGAAGAAGGCCATGGCAGCGGCAATCCCAAGCTCTTAGCTCTTAGCTCATGGCCGTTAGCTGGCCCGCATTTGGCGATTTACTCTGCGTGTGGCTTACACTCTCCCCATGCTCAGGGTACAGCTGCTGCTGCCCACGGCGAAGGCGCCCACGGTTGCCCATCCCAGTGAAGACCTCGGTTACGACGTCTACGCGGCGGTCGAGATCACGATTGGCGGGCGCAGCCATGCTGTCGTGTCCACCGGGATCGCCATCGAGATCACCGACGACCACGGCCGGCCCATGGGCGCGCTGTTGCGCGACAAGTCATCGATGGCGGCTAAGCGCGTCGTGTTGACCGGCGGCGTGATCGACGCCGGATATCGCGGCGAGATCCGCGTGTTGATGGAAAACCTTGCTGACTGGCCGGCGACCGTCCATGTCGGCGACAAGATCGCCAACCTGATTCCCTACCCGGTGCTGACCGGCGAGGTCCGAGTGGTGGAGGAATTGGCGGAGTCGAAGCGAAAAGGCGGCGGCTTTGGATCTACCGGAAGAAGCTAAGCACGGATTTACACCGATGAACACGGACCGGAGAAGAACAAGAAAAGAATCCGTGAAAATCCGCGCTAATCCGTGGTTAGGTTTTTCTTTCCTTTGCGTTGCCTTGTGTCCTTTGCGGTAATCTGTTCGCTTATGCCTTCGTTCCGCCCGGTTGACGAGCAGCTCGCCTACATCAAGAAAGGCGCGGCGGAGATCATCCGCGAAGACGAACTGCGCGAGAAGCTCAAGAAATCCTACGACTCCGGCAAGCCGCTGCGAGTCAAGATCGGGCTGGACCCGACCGCGCCCGACCTTCATCTTGGCCACACCGTGGTGCTGCGCAAGCTCAAACACTTTCAGGACATGGGGCACACGGTAATCTTCCTGATCGGCGATTTTACCGGCATGATCGGCGATCCTACTGGCAGGTCGGTCACGCGGCCGCCGCTCTCGCGAGAGCAGATCAACCAGAACGCCACCACTTATCTCGCTCAAGCGCACAAAATTCTCGATCCCAGCAAAATCGAGATTCGCTACAACAGCGAGTGGCTGGACAAGCTGGGCTCGGAGGGATGGATCCGTCTGGCGGCGAAGTACACAGTGTCGCAGATGCTGGAGCGCGAGGACTTCCACAAGCGCTTTCAGGAAGAAAAACCGATCGCGCTGCACGAGCTGCTCTATCCGCTGGCGCAGGGGTACGACTCGGTAGCGCTGGAGGCCGACGTCGAACTGGGTGGCACCGACCAGAAATTTAACCTGCTGGTCGGGCGGGAATTGCAGCGCGCGCACGGGCAGCCGTCGCAGGTGGTGCTGACTACGCCGCTGCTCGAAGGCCTGGACGGTGTGCAGAAGATGTCGAAGTCCTACGGCAATTACATCGGCATCACCGAAGCGCCGCTGGAAATGTATGGCAAAGTGATGTCCATCTCCGACGCGTTGATGTGGCGCTATTACGAATTGCTGACCGACGTGAGTTCGCCCGAGATCGAGCGCATGAAGTCGGACACGGTGGCCGGGCGCGCCCACCCGATGCAGTTAAAGAAAGACCTGGCGCGCGAGATTGTCACCGATTTCCATTCGCCGCAGGCGGCGCAGCAGGCGGAACAGGATTGGGCGAAGCAATTCCAGAAGGATGAAGTGCCGGAAGATGTGGAGCGGGTGACGGTTCGCTTATCCGACGTGGCACCTTCGGGCTTGGAGACCATTGCTGAAGACGGAGGTGCGAGTCGCAGCTCTTCGCAGGGCGGGTTGGGTTCCATTCGTCCGCGAGAACCTGGTGAGTTCGTCAGCGTGAAGCTCGACAAGCTACTGGCGCGTACCGGGCTCGCAAGTTCGGTGAGCGACGGTCTGCGCAAGATCAAGCAGAACGCGGTGCGCATTGACAATCAGGTCAGGTCGGAGCCGATTTTGAAAATCAAAGTGCCGGCTGAATTGACCGTGCGCGTGGGGCGGCTGCTGAAGAAGATCACCATCCAATAACTCCGTGTCCCCCGGGGTTAATTCCTGCTCAGCGTCCATCTGCGTTAAGCTGCGGCACACATGCGCGCTGCCGTCATTCTCGGAACCAAGGCGACGGGGCGTGCGCTGCGCGAATTTCTTTTTCCCAACGTAGAGATTGCCGCCGTAGCTGGCCTGCCGGCGGACAGCGCTTTCGATGCGGCATTGATTTTCGGCGGCGATGGCAGCGTGCACCGGCAGTTGCCGGCGGCGGTGGCGTCCCAGGCGCCAATCCTGTGCGTGCCTGCCGGCAGCGGTAACGATTTCGCGCGCGCGCTGGGGCTCGGCACGGTTCGCGACGCGCTCACGGCGTGGCGCCGATTCTGCACCGGCGCCGGCAACGTGCGCGCCATTGACGTTGCAGAAATCTCCTGTGCGGCCGGCACTCAGAGCCGTCCGCCAACCACTCTCAATTCACCCTTCACAACTCGGAGCTCTCTCTACTGCTGCGTGGCCGGGGCGGGGCTGGACTCGGAGGTCAACCGCCGCGCCAATGCCTTACCGGCGTGGCTGCGCGGGCATGGCGGATACGTGGTATCGCTGGCACCGGCGCTGGCGGGGTTCAGGGCGCCGGAAGTCAGCGTCGAGCTGTTCGATTCCGACGGCCCGAGACGGATCCAAGAACCAGCGATGCTGGTCGCCTTCGCCAATGCGCCCTCCTACGGCCATGGAATGCGGATTGCCCCGTGCGCGAGCATGGACGACGGCAAACTCGATGTCTGCTTTGTCCGCCGCCTGTCCAAGCTGCGGCTGCTGCGCCTGTTTCCGGCGGTGTTTTCCGGAGGACACTTGTCGCTGCCGGAAGTCGTGTACGCACAGTGTTCGGGGCTGAGAATCGAGAGCGAGCGCCCGCTGGACATCTTCGGCGACGGCGAGTGGATCGGGCGCACGCCGGCGGAGGTGCGGGTGCGGCGGGGCGCGCTGCGCGTCATCGTGCCGTGAGAACGGCAGCGACGGCTGGGTTCCAAATCGGGCCACGGTTCTTTTCGGGATATCAGCGCCACGATTAACGCCAACGAACGGCAGCGTGGCAGCGACTCCGGCCTATAGTGGCGACAGTGTGTCGGAGGTGATTGGGTGAGTCACTTTCACTTAAAGCATTTTCCTCGAACCGGGCCGCCTAAGGTAAATCTCCACTCGATGTTCCATTCGGAGATTGACGCCCTCAATGCCGCCGGGTTGGCCAACGCCACCCGCGGCAAGGAATCCGGTTATTACGGCGTCGAGGAATGCCGCATCCGCGTCTGCAAGAAACCGAAGGAGGAAAAGGAAGTTGTTGTGCCCCGCTCCAAAGCGCCGACGGTGGCGCCTCGTACCCGGGTCTCGCCGCGTCCCAAAATGTTAGACTAACGCCTTGTATGGCGAACGGAGGCCGCTCGCGGGGATTTTTGTGGGTACTGATCGGGGGTGGTGCTTTCTTCATTTTCGTGCTGGCGGTGTACACCCTGGTGTACGTGGCCCTGCGCGCGGAGCAGGGCACGCAGTACGTGGTCACCGGCAGCGGCGAGCAGATCGCAGTGGTGGACATCGACGGCGTCATCCTGGACGCGCAGTCGACCGTGCGCGACCTGAAGAAATTCGCCGACGACACCTCCATTAAGGCGATCATTATCCACCTGAACACACCGGGCGGAAGCGCGGCCGCCTCGGAGGAGATTTATCGCGAGGTGCGGCGCATCCGCGACGACAAGAAGAAGCGTATCGTCGCCGACATCGCCGTGGTCGGCGCCAGCGGCGGGTATTACGTGGCCTCGGGCACGAACAAGATTTTCGCCAACGACGCCAGCGTGGTCGGCTCCATCGGCGCCATCATGGACTGGTACAACTACGGCGACCTGGTGCGCTGGGCCAAGCTCAAGGAAGAGGTCATTAAGTCGGGCGAATTCAAGGACACCGGCGACCCGGCGCGCGAGCTCACTCCCGTCGAACGGGCGTACCTGCAAGGCATGGTCAACAACATGAAGGACCAATTCGTGGCCGCGATCGCCAGCGGCCGCGGGTTGAAGGCGGAGGACGTAAGCGCGCTGGCCGACGGCCGCGTCTGGACCGGCCAGCAGGCGCTGACCCTGAAGCTGGTGGACCAGATTGGTGACTTTGAAGCCGCAGTGAAGGACACGGCCAAGGCGGTGGGGATCAAGGGCGAGCCATCGCTGGTACGGCCGGCCAAGGAACGGCACAGCCTGCTGGACCTGATTTTCGGCGACGCCTCCCAGTGGCTGCCGGATCGCAGCAAACTGATGCAAAGGAATCCCGGCTTCTATTTTCTCTGGAAGTAGGCGTGCCTGTTCCGGTAGATTGCAGGGCGCACGGACCATGCGGCAGGGCGGCCCTTGCGGAAACCCCAAGAAATCTGAGATGTTATGCGTTCCTAACCCATAGGGAGAAAGATCATCATGACCAAAGCCGACCTGATTGATGAGGTGTCGCGACTGGCGGAGCTGACGCGCAAAGACAGCGAGATCATTGTCGAGACCATCTTTGACAGCATCGTGCGCTCGCTCCGTACCGGCGACAAGATCGAAATCCGCGGGTTCGGCAGTTTCCGCACCCGGCAGCGCAAGCCGCGCGTCGGGCGCAATCCCAAGACCGGCGACCGCGTCGACGTCCCGGCCAAGAAAATTCCCTTCTTCAAGCCCAGCAAGGAACTGAAGGACCTGGTCAACACCGGCAACGCGAACGCGCCTGCACCGGCTGGGACGCCACCCGGCCCGAGCTAAGGGAAACATTGACAGGGGCCACTTGGAGCATCACTGTGGCGTGCTTCCCATCAGACGATCTCCCGAGGTTTTCAAGGGATGACAGCGGAAATCGCGATCCTCAATAAGCCGGTGCGGAAATTTACGTCGTACGCAGAGTATGTAAGAGAATTCTTCCCAGATGCGAAGGACAATGCCGCTGATGAACACGACAGCGGGGATGAATTCGGCGTCGCGCTTGCGATGGGTTCGCTCACAAAGCACGCCGAGATTCTTCGGTTCGGAAGACAGGACAGAAATCTCGCCTAGCTCTGTCGCCGGATTCCTACTGCGCCCATCATCCTCCCCGTGACTCCCTTTTCTTTGCGGTGCGAGAACAGCAGGTCCGTGCGGCAGGACGTGCACAAATCCGATATCCAGATGTTTTCCGTGCGTATGCCGGCATCAAGCAGTTGACGCCGGTTGGCCTCGACCAGATCGAGGTGCACCTTCTGCGCTGGCTCGCCATGCCCGGGCGCGCGCTGGTTCATGAACATCAGCGGATACTTACGGTGCACCGGGTCGGAAGAAAATACTTCTTCGAATAAGGCGTCGGCGTAAGAAAACTGGGCGCGAAACTTGTGCCGGAACTCATCGCCGACTTCGTAGCAGCAGCGATGAATGCCGGGTCCGATGGCCGCTTTGACATCGGCGGGATGGCTGCCGAAATGGCGCCGAAACTCACCCACGCCTTTTTCGACAATGCGCGCCAGCGTGCCGCGCCAGCCCGCATGAAATGCGCCTACCGCGCGCCGCGCTGGGTCGGCGAGCAGCACCGGCAGGCAGTCAGCCGCGCGCACCGAGAGTATGACCCCGGCTCGGTTGGTGACCAGCCCGTCGCCGACGAGGGGTCGCTGCGGCAAGTCGATAATACGGTGAACCATGCTGGAGTGCACCTGGCGCATGGCGACCGAAGGCCACGGATCGCCCGCCGGAGTGACAGCGCCGAGTCGGGCAAAGAACAAA is drawn from Terriglobia bacterium and contains these coding sequences:
- the dut gene encoding dUTP diphosphatase, giving the protein MLRVQLLLPTAKAPTVAHPSEDLGYDVYAAVEITIGGRSHAVVSTGIAIEITDDHGRPMGALLRDKSSMAAKRVVLTGGVIDAGYRGEIRVLMENLADWPATVHVGDKIANLIPYPVLTGEVRVVEELAESKRKGGGFGSTGRS
- the tyrS gene encoding tyrosine--tRNA ligase codes for the protein MPSFRPVDEQLAYIKKGAAEIIREDELREKLKKSYDSGKPLRVKIGLDPTAPDLHLGHTVVLRKLKHFQDMGHTVIFLIGDFTGMIGDPTGRSVTRPPLSREQINQNATTYLAQAHKILDPSKIEIRYNSEWLDKLGSEGWIRLAAKYTVSQMLEREDFHKRFQEEKPIALHELLYPLAQGYDSVALEADVELGGTDQKFNLLVGRELQRAHGQPSQVVLTTPLLEGLDGVQKMSKSYGNYIGITEAPLEMYGKVMSISDALMWRYYELLTDVSSPEIERMKSDTVAGRAHPMQLKKDLAREIVTDFHSPQAAQQAEQDWAKQFQKDEVPEDVERVTVRLSDVAPSGLETIAEDGGASRSSSQGGLGSIRPREPGEFVSVKLDKLLARTGLASSVSDGLRKIKQNAVRIDNQVRSEPILKIKVPAELTVRVGRLLKKITIQ
- the sppA gene encoding signal peptide peptidase SppA; translation: MANGGRSRGFLWVLIGGGAFFIFVLAVYTLVYVALRAEQGTQYVVTGSGEQIAVVDIDGVILDAQSTVRDLKKFADDTSIKAIIIHLNTPGGSAAASEEIYREVRRIRDDKKKRIVADIAVVGASGGYYVASGTNKIFANDASVVGSIGAIMDWYNYGDLVRWAKLKEEVIKSGEFKDTGDPARELTPVERAYLQGMVNNMKDQFVAAIASGRGLKAEDVSALADGRVWTGQQALTLKLVDQIGDFEAAVKDTAKAVGIKGEPSLVRPAKERHSLLDLIFGDASQWLPDRSKLMQRNPGFYFLWK
- a CDS encoding integration host factor subunit beta; its protein translation is MTKADLIDEVSRLAELTRKDSEIIVETIFDSIVRSLRTGDKIEIRGFGSFRTRQRKPRVGRNPKTGDRVDVPAKKIPFFKPSKELKDLVNTGNANAPAPAGTPPGPS
- the pgeF gene encoding peptidoglycan editing factor PgeF encodes the protein MDDVSVLGSDTLAGIPWLLHGFSTRQGGVSEAYGGRALNLGITPEDTRQAVSQNRRLFFARLGAVTPAGDPWPSVAMRQVHSSMVHRIIDLPQRPLVGDGLVTNRAGVILSVRAADCLPVLLADPARRAVGAFHAGWRGTLARIVEKGVGEFRRHFGSHPADVKAAIGPGIHRCCYEVGDEFRHKFRAQFSYADALFEEVFSSDPVHRKYPLMFMNQRAPGHGEPAQKVHLDLVEANRRQLLDAGIRTENIWISDLCTSCRTDLLFSHRKEKGVTGRMMGAVGIRRQS